The following proteins come from a genomic window of Pyxidicoccus sp. MSG2:
- a CDS encoding efflux RND transporter permease subunit, whose translation MRTDGPASASVVDRVLRASFSRPGLTVVLALALSAFGAVALHGLRRDVFPDLSAPIFNVIVQNAAMGAEELETAVAIPMEVALAGLPDVRRIRSTSQLGVTQVTVEFEPDADYFRSRQYVAERVAQAQAELPAGTDAPLVSSLTGRLNEVFEFTLEAEPGAADLMTLRDLAEFEVKNRLLAVPGVAGVERLGGYLRQFQVQLDPDQMVARGISLDAVEHALEGANLNASGGFVVQGPMEWTVRAVGRAQTVEDLSGTVVALRDGTPVLLGDVADIREAPAVRRGIAHRLKGEVVSCRVIKQFGADTERVAAGVRDAITELSRALPPGVQLRIVYDQSVLVDSALGGVSRAILLGAFLVVLVLFGLLGDWRAALIVTLTLPLSLGIAGVLLKAAGIGINTMTLGGLAIAVGLLVDAAIIVTENIVHDLREGAGRRSQREESLAAALEVGRPIAFATLIVVSVFIPLFAMTGIEGRMYQPLAAAVVACLAASLGLALTLVPVASGLFLRAPRPDTPEDVWLVRKVKAFYAPLLERCMRRAGLVRLVALAITVPALGLAFAVGSDFMPRLDEGALLLQTVLPAEASLEEVDRLNHLVEDVLLEFPEVDDVVRRTGRAERTEDPMPHTLSDVLVVLKPDRGRSLEKLEADMREAVEKVPGVTTLFTTPLGMRIDEGLGGSPADLSVRIFGPDLEVLSGLAERTRAIMAKVDGVEDLRAEQLSGLPQLRITVNRAAVARVGLTPGDVIRAVRVGLVGQESSQIWKGQRRYDLVLRLADHRRGDATAIRSLLVDGHDGTRIPLSQLARIEETFGAGSIRREAGSRRIAVEAGVSGRDLGSTAAEVRERLAEELKLPTGYFVDVGGKVESQERAAQSLMVAIAVALMAVAILLYLALGSLSEALVILATLPDAFVGGIIALLIAGETWNVSSLVGLIGLFGIAVQNGLVLVAQTKLLVERGRPFADALREASISRVRPKLMTASTAILGLLPLLVLPLHGTEVERPLAVVMVGGLVTSTLFTLLVLPTFYAFVHGLRERVGQRLAARRTAQ comes from the coding sequence ATGCGCACTGACGGCCCGGCTTCCGCCTCGGTGGTGGACCGCGTGCTGCGCGCGTCCTTCTCGCGGCCGGGGCTCACGGTGGTGCTCGCGCTGGCGCTCTCCGCCTTCGGGGCCGTGGCGCTCCACGGCCTGCGCCGCGACGTGTTCCCCGACCTGTCCGCGCCCATCTTCAACGTCATCGTGCAGAACGCGGCCATGGGCGCCGAGGAGCTGGAGACGGCCGTGGCCATCCCCATGGAGGTGGCGCTCGCGGGCCTGCCGGACGTGCGCCGCATCCGCTCCACCTCGCAGCTCGGCGTGACGCAGGTGACGGTGGAGTTCGAGCCCGACGCCGACTACTTCCGCAGCCGCCAGTACGTCGCCGAGCGCGTGGCCCAGGCCCAGGCCGAGCTGCCCGCCGGCACGGACGCGCCGCTCGTCTCCAGCCTCACGGGCCGACTCAACGAGGTCTTCGAGTTCACCCTGGAGGCCGAGCCCGGCGCGGCCGACCTGATGACGCTGCGCGACCTGGCCGAGTTCGAGGTGAAGAACCGGCTGCTCGCCGTCCCCGGCGTAGCGGGCGTGGAGCGGCTGGGCGGCTACCTGCGGCAGTTCCAGGTGCAGCTGGACCCGGACCAGATGGTGGCGCGCGGCATCAGCCTGGACGCGGTGGAGCACGCGCTGGAGGGTGCCAACCTCAACGCCTCCGGCGGCTTCGTGGTGCAGGGGCCCATGGAGTGGACGGTGCGCGCGGTGGGCCGCGCGCAGACGGTGGAGGACCTGAGCGGCACCGTGGTGGCCCTGCGCGACGGGACACCCGTGCTGCTCGGCGACGTGGCGGACATCCGCGAGGCCCCCGCCGTGCGGCGCGGCATCGCCCACCGGCTCAAGGGCGAGGTGGTGAGCTGCCGGGTCATCAAGCAGTTCGGCGCGGACACGGAGCGGGTGGCGGCGGGCGTGCGCGACGCCATCACCGAGCTGAGCCGCGCCCTGCCTCCGGGCGTGCAACTGCGCATCGTGTATGACCAGTCGGTGCTGGTGGACTCCGCGCTGGGAGGTGTCAGCCGGGCCATCCTGCTCGGCGCGTTCCTGGTGGTGCTCGTCCTCTTCGGGCTCCTGGGGGACTGGCGCGCGGCGCTCATCGTCACGCTCACCCTGCCCCTCTCCCTGGGAATCGCGGGCGTGCTGCTGAAGGCGGCGGGCATCGGCATCAACACCATGACGCTGGGCGGACTGGCCATCGCCGTGGGCCTGCTGGTGGACGCGGCCATCATCGTCACGGAGAACATCGTCCACGACTTGCGCGAGGGCGCGGGGCGCCGTTCCCAGCGCGAGGAGTCGCTCGCGGCCGCGCTGGAGGTGGGCCGGCCCATCGCCTTCGCCACGCTCATCGTCGTGTCCGTCTTCATTCCCCTGTTCGCGATGACGGGGATTGAAGGGCGCATGTACCAGCCGCTCGCGGCGGCCGTGGTGGCGTGCCTCGCGGCGTCACTCGGGCTGGCCCTCACGCTGGTGCCGGTGGCCTCGGGATTGTTCCTCCGCGCGCCCCGGCCGGACACGCCGGAGGACGTGTGGCTGGTGCGCAAGGTGAAGGCCTTCTACGCACCGCTGCTGGAGCGCTGCATGCGCCGGGCGGGACTGGTGCGGCTGGTGGCGCTCGCCATCACCGTGCCGGCGCTGGGACTGGCCTTCGCCGTGGGCAGCGACTTCATGCCCCGGCTCGACGAGGGCGCGCTGCTGTTGCAGACGGTGCTCCCCGCGGAGGCTTCGCTGGAGGAGGTGGACCGGCTCAACCACCTGGTCGAGGACGTGCTGCTGGAGTTCCCCGAGGTGGACGACGTGGTGCGCCGCACCGGTCGCGCCGAGCGCACGGAGGACCCGATGCCACACACGCTCTCCGACGTGCTCGTGGTGCTCAAGCCGGACCGGGGGCGCTCGCTGGAGAAGCTGGAGGCGGACATGCGCGAGGCGGTGGAGAAGGTGCCCGGTGTCACCACCCTCTTCACCACGCCGCTGGGCATGCGCATCGACGAGGGCCTGGGCGGCAGCCCCGCCGACCTCTCCGTGCGCATCTTCGGGCCGGACCTGGAGGTGCTCTCCGGACTGGCCGAGCGGACCCGCGCCATCATGGCGAAGGTGGACGGCGTGGAGGACCTGCGCGCGGAGCAGCTCAGCGGACTGCCACAGCTCCGCATCACCGTGAATCGCGCCGCAGTGGCCCGCGTGGGCCTCACGCCCGGAGACGTCATCCGCGCGGTGCGCGTGGGGCTGGTGGGACAGGAGTCCTCTCAAATCTGGAAGGGACAGCGGCGCTATGACCTGGTGCTGCGACTGGCGGACCACCGGCGCGGGGACGCCACCGCCATCCGGAGCCTCCTCGTGGATGGGCATGACGGCACGCGCATTCCGCTGAGCCAGCTCGCGCGGATTGAGGAGACGTTCGGCGCGGGCAGCATCCGCCGCGAGGCGGGCAGCCGGCGCATCGCCGTGGAGGCAGGGGTCTCCGGGCGGGACCTGGGCAGCACCGCGGCCGAGGTGCGCGAGCGACTGGCGGAGGAGCTGAAGCTGCCCACGGGCTACTTCGTCGACGTGGGCGGCAAGGTGGAGAGCCAGGAGCGCGCGGCGCAATCGTTGATGGTGGCCATCGCGGTGGCGCTGATGGCGGTGGCCATCCTGCTCTACCTTGCGCTGGGCTCGCTGTCGGAGGCGCTCGTCATCCTCGCCACGCTGCCGGACGCCTTCGTGGGCGGAATCATTGCGTTGCTCATCGCCGGGGAGACGTGGAACGTGTCCAGCCTGGTGGGGCTCATCGGCCTGTTCGGCATCGCCGTGCAGAACGGACTGGTGCTGGTGGCGCAGACGAAGCTGCTGGTGGAGCGGGGCCGGCCCTTCGCCGACGCCCTGCGCGAGGCGAGCATCAGTCGCGTGCGGCCCAAGCTGATGACGGCGAGCACCGCCATCCTCGGACTGCTGCCCCTGCTGGTGCTGCCGCTGCACGGCACGGAGGTGGAGCGGCCCCTCGCGGTGGTGATGGTGGGCGGGCTCGTCACATCCACCCTCTTCACCCTGCTGGTGCTGCCCACCTTCTACGCCTTCGTCCACGGGCTGCGCGAGCGCGTGGGCCAACGGCTGGCGGCGCGAAGGACGGCGCAGTGA